One genomic region from Phragmites australis chromosome 1, lpPhrAust1.1, whole genome shotgun sequence encodes:
- the LOC133906356 gene encoding G-type lectin S-receptor-like serine/threonine-protein kinase SD2-5, whose amino-acid sequence MTLLSSSWTLHVLPLFLLLSVATIGATTLSITNRCSYTVWPAAVPVGGGVQLDPGESWTVNMPAGNAGRVWPRTGCSFNSAGNGSCQTGDCGGVLACTGNGQPPLTLAEFNFDFEEGTDLFDISLVDGFNVPMDVLPVPAYGPGDKGCSTGPRCAANITSQCPSDLKAPGGCNSACTVFKQDKSCCTGNGSCGPTNYTEFFKRMCPDAYSYPLDTLNTTWTCPSGTNYQEMDVGDEEFGELLGMPTRFTFQQLQEATSQFRAKLGEGGFGSVFEGQYGEERIAVKRLDRAGQGKREFLAEVQTIGNIHHINLVRLIGFCAEKSHRLLVYEYMPNGSLDRWIYCRHDSNNPPLDWQTRHKIITHIAKGLSYLHEECMKRIAHLDVKPQNILLDENFNAKLSDFGLCKLIDRDKSQVITRMRGTPGYLAPEWLTSQITEKVDVYSFGVVVMEIISGRRNLDTSRSEESIHLITLLEEKVKSDELAYLIDKHSSDMQVHKQEVIQMMKLAMWCLQVDCKRRPQMSEVVRVLEGNMDAESNIDHNFVANSPAMLWVAENIGLSDPPVATDLSGPR is encoded by the exons ATGACACTGCTGAGTTCCTCGTGGACTCTCCACGTCCTGCCTCTCTTCCTACTCCTATCCGTTGCCACCATCGGCGCCACCACATTAAGCATCACCAACCGATGCTCCTACACCGTGTGGCCGGCAGCTGTGCCGGTGGGTGGCGGCGTGCAGCTCGACCCGGGGGAGTCATGGACCGTCAACATGCCGGCTGGCAATGCCGGGCGTGTGTGGCCACGCACCGGCTGTTCATTCAATAGCGCCGGTAACGGTTCGTGTCAGACAGGAGATTGCGGAGGCGTGCTCGCCTGCACAGGCAACGGTCAGCCACCCCTCACACTTGCCGAGTTCAACTTCGACTTCGAAGAAGGAACGGATTTGTTCGACATCTCCCTCGTTGACGGCTTTAACGTGCCCATGGACGTCCTGCCGGTGCCGGCCTATGGACCGGGAGACAAAGGGTGCAGCACGGGACCTCGCTGCGCAGCCAACATCACGTCGCAGTGCCCTAGCGATCTGAAGGCGCCCGGGGGCTGCAACAGCGCGTGCACGGTGTTCAAGCAGGACAAGTCCTGCTGCACCGGGAATGGCAGTTGCGGACCCACCAACTACACGGAGTTTTTCAAGCGGATGTGCCCAGACGCGTACAGCTACCCCTTGGATACTTTGAACACTACGTGGACTTGCCCATCGGGGACCAACTATCAG GAGATGGATGTAGGGGATGAAGAGTTCGGGGAGCTACTAGGAATGCCAACCAGGTTCACATTTCAGCAGCTACAAGAGGCAACCAGTCAATTCAGAGCAAAGCTCGGGGAAGGAGGATTTGGGTCTGTTTTTGAGGGACAATACGGGGAGGAAAGAATTGCAGTAAAACGTTTGGATCGAGCTGGTCAGGGAAAGAGGGAATTTTTGGCTGAGGTTCAGACAATCGGCAACATTCATCATATCAATCTGGTGAGGCTGATTGGTTTTTGTGCAGAAAAATCACATAGGCTACTGGTCTATGAGTATATGCCCAATGGTTCCTTAGACAGGTGGATCTATTGCCGACATGATAGTAACAATCCTCCTCTGGATTGGCAAACACGACACAAGATTATTACTCACATAGCTAAGGGTCTCTCTTATCTTCATGAGGAGTGCATGAAGAGGATTGCTCATTTGGATGTCAAACCACAAAATATCCTCTTAGATGAAAACTTCAATGCCAAACTTTCCGATTTTGGACTATGCAAGCTTATTGATAGGGATAAGAGCCAAGTGATTACTAGGATGAGAGGCACACCTGGATATTTAGCTCCTGAGTGGTTGACATCACAAATCACGGAAAAGGTCGATGTCTATAGCTTTGGCGTGGTGGTCATGGAAATCATCAGCGGTAGGAGGAACCTTGACACTTCACGGTCTGAAGAGAGCATCCATCTTATTACCTTATTGGAAGAAAAGGTGAAGAGTGATGAGTTAGCATATTTGATCGACAAGCACAGTAGTGACATGCAAGTACACAAGCAAGAAGTAATTCAGATGATGAAGCTCGCGATGTGGTGTCTGCAGGTTGATTGCAAAAGAAGGCCTCAAATGTCTGAGGTGGTCAGAGTCTTGGAAGGTAACATGGATGCAGAAAGCAATATTGATCATAACTTTGTCGCAAACAGTCCAGCAATGCTTTGGGTTGCTGAAAACATAGGTCTGTCAGATCCACCTGTAGCCACGGATTTATCAGGCCCCAGGTGA